One Denticeps clupeoides chromosome 3, fDenClu1.1, whole genome shotgun sequence DNA window includes the following coding sequences:
- the plgrkt gene encoding plasminogen receptor (KT) isoform X2: MGPLGHHCLETMANDDVTMGFLMSKSMDENMKKQQEFMLHNSRLQLERQIIMQNQMRERQMAMQIAWSREFLKYYGAFFSLATLGLTVGAIKRQKPGLFVPVVPLSFIMAYQMDMAYGTLVSRMKGEAENIMVGESERLDLPHGTPTFESIENVRRAKSPLSSILK, translated from the exons CACAATGGGCTTCTTAATGTCTAAGTCAATGGAtgagaacatgaaaaaacagcAGGAGTTCATGCTGCACAATTCAAGATTGcag CTGGAACGGCAGATTATCATGCAGAACCAGATGCGGGAGCGGCAGATGGCCATGCAGATTGCCTGGTCTAGAGAATTCCTCAAGTATTACGGAGCATTTTTCAGCCTGGCCACCTTGGGTCTCACTGTTGG TGCTATTAAGAGGCAGAAGCCTGGGCTCTTTGTGCCAGTGGTCCCACTCAGCTTCATCATGGCTTATCAGATGGATATGGCCTACGGGACCCTTGTTTCCCGCATGAAGG GGGAGGCTGAGAATATCATGGTTGGTGAGAGTGAACGTTTGGACCTGCCACATGGGACTCCTACATTTGAAAGCATAGAGAATGTACGTCGAGCCAAATCACCTCTCAGCTCCATCCTCAAGTAA
- the rln1 gene encoding prorelaxin H1: MSKRLSVLLSLCLCLCVKAEHAGKAALPKDYGVKLCGREFIRAVIFTCGGSRWRRSQDAEMLRDGGRNPVHLGTFIDSLNQLDEPTWSQNAELVLDPHLPSSSSHPFLADLFQLLGGSKVETEPEASEQQLMAGSGSWFGALSPSSLLEGAQSRSSRSLSSRRRSTFSSGLTGMCCTLGCTKNDIGRLC, translated from the exons ATGTCCAAGCGGCTCTCCGTCCTCCTCAGCCTGTGCCTGTGCCTGTGCGTAAAGGCTGAGCACGCCGGCAAGGCGGCGCTGCCGAAGGATTACGGAGTGAAGCTGTGCGGCCGCGAGTTCATACGCGCGGTGATCTTCACCTGCGGAGGCTCGCGGTGGAGGAGATCGCAGGACGCGGAGATGTTGCGGGACGGCGGGAGAA ATCCTGTCCATCTTGGCACTTTCATTGATTCCTTGAACCAACTAGACGAGCCGACCTGGTCCCAAAACGCTGAGCTGGTTTTGGATCCACAcctcccctcctcttcctcacaccCATTCCTTGCAGACCTTTTCCAGCTTTTGGGTGGAAGCAAAGTGGAAACAGAACCAGAAGCCAGTGAACAGCAGCTGATGGCCGGGTCGGGCTCCTGGTTCGGGGCCCTGTCCCCCTCCAGTCTCCTGGAGGGCGCTCAGTCCAGGAGCTCCAGGTCACTATCTAGTCGGAGAAGAAGTACGTTTTCCTCTGGCTTGACAGGAATGTGCTGCACCCTGGGCTGCACAAAGAACGACATCGGCCGTCTGTGCTGA
- the plgrkt gene encoding plasminogen receptor (KT) isoform X1, translated as MDVTHNNCLIASIIKLMTASTQIEISTMGFLMSKSMDENMKKQQEFMLHNSRLQLERQIIMQNQMRERQMAMQIAWSREFLKYYGAFFSLATLGLTVGAIKRQKPGLFVPVVPLSFIMAYQMDMAYGTLVSRMKGEAENIMVGESERLDLPHGTPTFESIENVRRAKSPLSSILK; from the exons ATGGATGTCACTCACAATAATTGCTTAATTGCATCAATCATTAAATTAATGACAGCATCAACACAAATCGAAATCAG CACAATGGGCTTCTTAATGTCTAAGTCAATGGAtgagaacatgaaaaaacagcAGGAGTTCATGCTGCACAATTCAAGATTGcag CTGGAACGGCAGATTATCATGCAGAACCAGATGCGGGAGCGGCAGATGGCCATGCAGATTGCCTGGTCTAGAGAATTCCTCAAGTATTACGGAGCATTTTTCAGCCTGGCCACCTTGGGTCTCACTGTTGG TGCTATTAAGAGGCAGAAGCCTGGGCTCTTTGTGCCAGTGGTCCCACTCAGCTTCATCATGGCTTATCAGATGGATATGGCCTACGGGACCCTTGTTTCCCGCATGAAGG GGGAGGCTGAGAATATCATGGTTGGTGAGAGTGAACGTTTGGACCTGCCACATGGGACTCCTACATTTGAAAGCATAGAGAATGTACGTCGAGCCAAATCACCTCTCAGCTCCATCCTCAAGTAA
- the plgrkt gene encoding plasminogen receptor (KT) isoform X3 — MGFLMSKSMDENMKKQQEFMLHNSRLQLERQIIMQNQMRERQMAMQIAWSREFLKYYGAFFSLATLGLTVGAIKRQKPGLFVPVVPLSFIMAYQMDMAYGTLVSRMKGEAENIMVGESERLDLPHGTPTFESIENVRRAKSPLSSILK; from the exons ATGGGCTTCTTAATGTCTAAGTCAATGGAtgagaacatgaaaaaacagcAGGAGTTCATGCTGCACAATTCAAGATTGcag CTGGAACGGCAGATTATCATGCAGAACCAGATGCGGGAGCGGCAGATGGCCATGCAGATTGCCTGGTCTAGAGAATTCCTCAAGTATTACGGAGCATTTTTCAGCCTGGCCACCTTGGGTCTCACTGTTGG TGCTATTAAGAGGCAGAAGCCTGGGCTCTTTGTGCCAGTGGTCCCACTCAGCTTCATCATGGCTTATCAGATGGATATGGCCTACGGGACCCTTGTTTCCCGCATGAAGG GGGAGGCTGAGAATATCATGGTTGGTGAGAGTGAACGTTTGGACCTGCCACATGGGACTCCTACATTTGAAAGCATAGAGAATGTACGTCGAGCCAAATCACCTCTCAGCTCCATCCTCAAGTAA